In Pseudomonadales bacterium, a single window of DNA contains:
- a CDS encoding c-type cytochrome, with the protein MKTFRSKLISVACGIAAIAMSGAAAAADQTGHPGTTGTSLRYMGAPTMDQPLKMVTSPGAPDLSEAQFAESTKIYFERCAGCHGVLRKGATGKPLTPDITQQRGTEYLKVLINMGTPAGMPNWGTSGQLSAEQIDAMARFLQHEPPSPPEWGMKEMKDSWKVLVPADKRPTKKMNKYNIENIFAVTLRDSGEIALIDGDTKQIINIIPTGYAVHISRASNSGRYVFTIGRDAKIDMIDLFMDPPQVVAEIKIGLEARSVETSKYKGYEDKLAIAGAYWPPQYVIMDGATLEPKKIVSTRGMTVDTQEYHPEPRVAAIVASHEHPEFIVNVKETGYVLLVNYSNLDALSVTSLEAARFLHDGGWDSTHRYFMTAANNSDKIAVIDSKERKTAALIPVTKIPHPGRGANFVDPKFGPVWVTSALGNENVSVIGTDPAKHAQHAWKVVRELKGPGGGSLFVKTHPKSKNLWVDTTLNPDAKLSQSIAVYDTTNLDAGFVSLPIAEWADLGEGPKRVVQPEYNMAGDEVWFSVWNGKEQKSAIVVVDDKTRTLKTVIKDPRLITPTGKFNMYNTRKDIY; encoded by the coding sequence ATGAAGACGTTCAGGAGCAAATTGATCAGCGTGGCGTGCGGTATCGCCGCGATCGCGATGAGCGGGGCAGCGGCTGCTGCCGACCAGACCGGTCACCCTGGCACAACGGGTACGTCGTTGCGCTACATGGGTGCACCTACCATGGACCAGCCTTTGAAGATGGTCACGAGCCCCGGGGCTCCAGACCTCAGTGAGGCCCAGTTTGCCGAGTCGACAAAGATCTACTTCGAGCGCTGCGCCGGCTGTCACGGGGTGCTGCGCAAGGGCGCAACCGGCAAGCCGCTGACGCCGGACATCACGCAGCAGCGTGGCACCGAATACCTGAAGGTGCTGATCAACATGGGGACTCCGGCAGGCATGCCGAACTGGGGTACCTCGGGGCAGTTGAGTGCGGAGCAGATCGACGCGATGGCGCGTTTCCTGCAGCACGAGCCGCCGAGCCCGCCCGAGTGGGGCATGAAGGAAATGAAGGACAGCTGGAAGGTCCTGGTGCCCGCGGACAAGCGTCCCACCAAGAAGATGAACAAGTACAACATCGAGAACATCTTCGCCGTCACGCTGCGTGACAGCGGTGAGATCGCGCTGATCGATGGCGACACCAAGCAGATCATCAACATCATCCCGACCGGCTACGCGGTGCACATCTCGCGCGCGTCGAACTCGGGCCGCTACGTGTTCACGATCGGTCGTGACGCGAAGATCGACATGATCGACCTGTTCATGGATCCGCCGCAGGTGGTCGCCGAGATCAAGATCGGCCTCGAGGCGCGTTCGGTCGAGACCTCGAAGTACAAGGGCTACGAGGACAAGCTGGCAATTGCCGGTGCCTACTGGCCGCCCCAGTACGTGATCATGGACGGCGCGACGCTGGAGCCGAAGAAGATCGTCTCCACCCGCGGCATGACCGTCGACACGCAGGAATACCACCCGGAGCCGCGCGTGGCGGCAATCGTTGCCTCGCACGAGCACCCGGAGTTCATCGTGAACGTGAAGGAGACCGGCTATGTGCTGCTGGTCAACTACAGCAATCTCGATGCACTCAGCGTGACCTCGCTGGAAGCTGCACGCTTCCTGCATGACGGTGGCTGGGACTCCACACACCGTTATTTCATGACGGCGGCGAACAATTCGGACAAGATCGCGGTCATCGATTCCAAGGAGCGCAAGACCGCGGCATTGATCCCCGTGACGAAGATTCCGCACCCGGGGCGCGGTGCAAACTTCGTCGATCCGAAGTTCGGGCCAGTATGGGTCACCAGCGCACTCGGCAACGAAAACGTCTCCGTGATCGGTACCGACCCGGCCAAGCATGCCCAGCATGCGTGGAAGGTAGTGCGCGAGCTGAAGGGTCCCGGTGGCGGTTCGCTGTTCGTGAAGACGCACCCGAAGTCGAAGAACCTGTGGGTCGACACCACGCTGAACCCCGATGCGAAGCTCAGTCAGTCGATTGCCGTGTACGACACCACCAACCTCGACGCCGGCTTCGTGAGCCTGCCGATCGCCGAATGGGCTGATCTTGGTGAGGGTCCGAAGCGCGTCGTGCAGCCCGAGTACAACATGGCGGGCGACGAGGTGTGGTTCTCGGTCTGGAACGGCAAGGAGCAGAAGTCGGCGATCGTCGTGGTCGACGACAAGACGCGTACGCTGAAGACCGTGATCAAGGACCCGCGCCTGATCACCCCGACCGGCAAGTTCAACATGTACAACACCCGCAAGGATATCTACTGA
- a CDS encoding cytochrome c oxidase subunit II, protein MSSISPPSNKLWWKEPIEKSELIWIAVVIVWGIILTLAMPFWHVYGKQNLSSEAYHTTPEVYMKKVQTGVDQHTVRTENGKPVVKPPVGSDVYMLGRLWEWWPALELQVGQSYRLHLASMDWQHGFSLQPANLNIQVLPGYDMVMTVTPNKVGEYSIVCNEYCGIGHHMMLGKIHVVE, encoded by the coding sequence ATGAGCAGCATTTCACCCCCCAGCAACAAGCTCTGGTGGAAGGAGCCGATCGAGAAGTCCGAACTGATCTGGATCGCAGTCGTCATCGTCTGGGGCATCATCCTCACGCTGGCGATGCCGTTCTGGCACGTGTACGGCAAACAGAACCTCTCGAGCGAGGCCTACCACACCACGCCAGAGGTTTACATGAAGAAGGTGCAGACCGGTGTCGACCAGCACACGGTGCGCACCGAGAACGGCAAGCCGGTCGTGAAGCCGCCGGTAGGCAGCGATGTGTACATGCTCGGCCGTCTGTGGGAGTGGTGGCCTGCGCTGGAACTGCAGGTGGGCCAGAGCTACCGGCTGCACCTCGCGTCGATGGACTGGCAGCACGGCTTCTCGCTGCAGCCGGCGAACCTGAACATACAGGTACTGCCGGGTTACGACATGGTGATGACCGTGACGCCGAACAAGGTGGGCGAGTATTCCATCGTCTGCAACGAATACTGCGGCATCGGGCATCACATGATGCTCGGCAAGATCCACGTGGTGGAGTGA
- a CDS encoding cbb3-type cytochrome c oxidase subunit I — MNANTDFRICPDSGFKIHRPAEALIKANAVLAVVFLLVGGVLGLLVGLTRWPEVHLLPADTFYKVLTGHGINVLIYWMIFFEVAVLHFASAILLGSRIATPKLGWASTGLMVVGAILNNYAVLVKGNSSVMMTSYVPLPADTLFYVGLILFAVGALIHCFIFLGTLVIARSERTYQGSLPLVSFGALTACIIAIFTIASGAVILIPTLLWNLGLISHVDPGVYRLIWWAFGHSSQQINVATHVSIWYLTAAVLFGAKPLSEKVSRFAFFLYITVLQVASAHHLLVDPGLSAEWKIFNTSYAMYLAVMASMVHGMTVPGSIEAAQRAHGLNSGFFEWLRKAPWGNPVFSAMFMSLVGFGVLGGITGVVMGTEQINLVIHNTMYVPGHFHGTVVVGSTLAFMGITYWLVPILFRRDLILKGVARWQPYVYMAGMTGVALFLMGAGTLGVPRRHWDILFSSAGAGNGYEFSAAALTLMSLNGLSAVLAALGGAMYIIVVVGSILFGRKLGENEKLGRQMVCAPPPAEKYHTIGIGTITIPGTMVLVTVFFVAFALYYFINWKFLAETWGLS, encoded by the coding sequence ATGAACGCCAACACAGACTTTCGCATCTGCCCGGATTCGGGCTTCAAGATCCACCGCCCCGCCGAAGCCCTGATCAAGGCCAACGCGGTTCTCGCCGTGGTATTCCTGCTCGTCGGCGGGGTACTGGGCCTGCTGGTCGGCCTGACCCGCTGGCCCGAAGTGCACCTGTTGCCGGCCGACACCTTCTACAAGGTGCTCACCGGTCACGGCATCAACGTCCTGATCTACTGGATGATCTTCTTCGAGGTTGCAGTACTGCACTTCGCGTCTGCGATCCTGCTGGGCAGCCGTATCGCCACACCGAAGCTCGGCTGGGCATCGACCGGGCTGATGGTCGTCGGCGCCATACTGAACAACTACGCGGTCCTGGTGAAGGGCAACTCGAGCGTCATGATGACCTCGTACGTTCCGCTGCCAGCCGATACGCTGTTCTACGTCGGCCTGATCCTGTTCGCGGTCGGCGCGCTGATCCACTGCTTCATCTTCCTGGGCACGCTGGTGATCGCACGCTCCGAGCGCACCTACCAGGGTTCGCTGCCGCTGGTGAGCTTCGGGGCGCTGACGGCGTGCATCATCGCGATCTTCACGATCGCCTCGGGCGCGGTGATCCTGATCCCGACCCTGCTGTGGAACCTCGGCCTGATCTCGCACGTCGATCCGGGCGTCTACCGCCTCATCTGGTGGGCCTTCGGTCACTCCTCGCAGCAGATCAACGTCGCCACCCACGTGTCGATCTGGTATCTGACGGCAGCCGTGCTGTTCGGTGCCAAGCCGTTGTCGGAGAAGGTCAGCCGCTTCGCGTTCTTCCTCTATATCACTGTGCTGCAGGTCGCCAGTGCCCACCACCTGCTGGTGGACCCGGGCCTCAGCGCCGAGTGGAAGATCTTCAACACCAGCTACGCGATGTACCTGGCGGTAATGGCCAGTATGGTGCATGGCATGACGGTACCCGGCTCGATCGAGGCGGCCCAGCGTGCACACGGACTGAACTCCGGCTTCTTCGAGTGGCTGCGCAAGGCACCCTGGGGCAACCCGGTGTTCTCGGCGATGTTCATGTCGCTGGTCGGTTTCGGCGTGCTCGGCGGCATCACCGGTGTCGTGATGGGTACCGAACAGATCAACCTCGTGATCCACAACACCATGTACGTGCCTGGTCACTTCCACGGCACCGTGGTCGTTGGCAGCACGCTGGCGTTCATGGGTATCACCTACTGGCTGGTGCCGATCCTGTTCCGTCGTGACCTGATCCTGAAGGGCGTCGCACGCTGGCAGCCTTACGTCTACATGGCAGGCATGACCGGTGTGGCGCTGTTCCTGATGGGTGCCGGCACGCTGGGCGTACCACGCCGCCACTGGGACATCCTGTTCTCGAGCGCCGGTGCCGGCAACGGCTACGAGTTCTCGGCTGCAGCGCTGACCCTGATGAGCCTGAACGGTCTGTCTGCGGTCCTCGCCGCCCTGGGTGGTGCGATGTACATCATCGTGGTCGTCGGTTCGATCCTGTTCGGCCGCAAGCTCGGCGAGAACGAGAAACTGGGCCGCCAGATGGTCTGTGCTCCCCCGCCGGCAGAGAAGTACCATACGATCGGCATCGGTACCATAACGATCCCGGGCACAATGGTGCTGGTTACGGTGTTCTTTGTGGCATTCGCGCTGTACTATTTCATCAACTGGAAGTTCCTGGCCGAGACTTGGGGACTGAGCTGA
- the cyoE gene encoding protoheme IX farnesyltransferase — MTHREIIDLFKLRIGVLMALTAVAGYVITPGIRLSSPELLLLALVVLGASAAAGAFNQFAEHDLDAKMKRTAKRAFVTGAATPDRRWLGLIAALLLVSVTLAGWAFNVAVAFHVFMGAFFYGVIYTLWLKRRTPLNIVIGGAAGSFAVLAGAAAADPGLSPDSALLAMVLFLWTPPHFWALAIALHKDYANAGVPMLPVVKGDAAAARVILLNTVLLCAVSLLPFLFSMGWIYLCGALAGGAYFIYRSAQLVASPTREAALKCFVASLFQLSAVLLAAMVDVFAR; from the coding sequence ATGACCCATCGCGAGATCATCGACCTTTTCAAACTGCGCATCGGTGTTCTGATGGCGCTGACCGCCGTTGCGGGTTATGTGATCACTCCCGGCATTCGCCTGTCGTCTCCCGAATTGCTGCTCCTCGCACTGGTCGTGCTGGGAGCCTCGGCCGCCGCGGGCGCCTTCAATCAGTTCGCCGAGCATGACCTCGACGCGAAGATGAAGCGCACCGCGAAGCGTGCATTCGTTACCGGCGCCGCGACCCCCGACCGCCGCTGGCTCGGGTTGATCGCCGCCCTGCTGCTCGTCTCGGTCACGCTGGCTGGCTGGGCGTTCAACGTTGCCGTGGCCTTCCACGTATTCATGGGAGCGTTCTTCTACGGCGTGATCTACACCCTGTGGCTGAAACGCCGCACGCCGCTGAACATCGTGATCGGCGGCGCCGCCGGCAGTTTCGCCGTGCTCGCCGGTGCTGCTGCCGCAGATCCCGGGCTCAGCCCCGATTCGGCACTGCTCGCGATGGTGCTGTTCCTGTGGACCCCACCGCACTTCTGGGCGCTGGCCATCGCGCTGCACAAGGACTACGCCAACGCCGGCGTGCCGATGCTGCCCGTGGTCAAGGGCGATGCTGCCGCCGCACGCGTGATCCTGCTCAACACCGTGTTGCTGTGTGCCGTATCGCTGCTGCCGTTCCTGTTCAGCATGGGCTGGATCTATCTGTGCGGTGCGCTCGCGGGTGGCGCCTACTTCATCTACCGCAGCGCGCAGCTCGTGGCATCTCCTACACGCGAAGCCGCACTGAAGTGCTTCGTCGCCTCACTGTTCCAGCTCTCAGCGGTGCTGCTCGCCGCGATGGTGGACGTATTCGCCAGGTAA
- a CDS encoding SCO family protein, which translates to MKSVVSVLFSAFLTLGCWHANAQVHGNGPTPPAAHDSGHGASHAAPEPGVAPFDRDQALATSQAAIGRTVGDHTFRDIDGNQRRLADYRGKPLVISLIYTSCYHICPTTTRHLADVIERAQSVLGEDSFAVVTVGFDAAHDTPAAMQRFARAQKAAAVHWDFLSTDAGTIDTFARELGFQFRPAGGGFDHLLQTTVLDADGVIRRQVYGMEFDTPLLIEPIKRLLFGEKITDGFFERMTNKFRLFCTVYDPASDTYRFNYAFLAGIGLGVVMGIFFVFLFIREWRYSTRARSDTN; encoded by the coding sequence TTGAAATCTGTAGTATCGGTACTGTTTTCGGCATTCCTGACCCTCGGATGCTGGCACGCGAACGCCCAGGTACACGGCAACGGACCCACCCCGCCAGCAGCCCATGACAGCGGCCACGGCGCATCGCACGCAGCACCGGAGCCTGGAGTGGCGCCCTTCGATCGCGACCAGGCGCTGGCAACCAGCCAGGCTGCGATCGGACGCACGGTCGGTGATCACACCTTCCGCGATATCGACGGCAACCAGCGGCGGCTTGCGGACTATCGCGGCAAGCCGCTGGTGATCAGCCTGATCTACACGAGCTGCTATCACATCTGCCCGACCACCACGCGCCATCTCGCCGATGTGATCGAGCGCGCCCAGTCGGTTCTCGGCGAAGACAGTTTTGCCGTCGTAACGGTCGGTTTCGACGCCGCTCACGACACCCCCGCGGCGATGCAGCGGTTTGCCAGGGCGCAGAAGGCAGCGGCGGTGCACTGGGATTTCCTGTCCACCGATGCAGGCACGATCGACACATTCGCTCGCGAACTCGGATTCCAGTTCCGCCCGGCTGGCGGCGGCTTCGACCACCTGCTGCAGACCACGGTGCTGGACGCCGACGGCGTGATACGCCGCCAGGTCTACGGCATGGAATTCGACACCCCGCTGTTGATCGAACCGATCAAGCGGCTGCTGTTCGGCGAAAAGATCACCGACGGCTTTTTCGAACGGATGACGAACAAGTTCCGGCTGTTCTGCACCGTGTACGATCCGGCATCCGACACGTACCGCTTCAACTACGCGTTTCTCGCGGGTATCGGACTGGGCGTCGTGATGGGGATTTTCTTTGTGTTCCTGTTCATCCGGGAGTGGCGCTACAGCACACGCGCCCGGTCGGACACGAACTGA
- a CDS encoding cytochrome b N-terminal domain-containing protein — MIRKLQAGLDGVFKRIEAAFNDAFGSQSNPWYQLGALSFYLFWIICISGLYLYVFFNTSITGAYDSVQRLTVEQWYLGGVMRSLHRYASDAMVVTVTLHLVREFAKGRFRGAQAFSWISGVPLLWLLFMSGIGGYWLVWDQFAQYVAQISTEWMERLPVISDSLARTFLSNATLSDRLFSLLVFMHIAIPLFLLVAMFIHVNRLKLARTQPNRGLATGVVVMMIVLSLLKPAVSMAPADMSIAPASVPLDWFYMNFYPLLDRTDPLYVWVLLAGITGVLVALPWLSPSKQTAAAAAAVNPDNCNGCTWCFQDCPYEAITMVEHSYRKGMRQAQVDPDRCTACGICTGSCPSATPFRNVEELVSGIEIPGYPVDRMLEDALAKVATLSGSARVMVFGCDHALPIERIEREGVVALSLPCVGMLPPSFVDYVARQDNVDGVMVSGCCTGDCFYRKGNTWTEERFASQRMPHLRTSAGHDKVKVSWAGIFEGERLETEITAFRAGLQHSKAAPADASATETETV; from the coding sequence GTGATCCGCAAGCTACAGGCAGGGCTCGACGGGGTGTTCAAGCGCATCGAAGCCGCGTTCAACGACGCCTTCGGCAGCCAGTCGAACCCGTGGTATCAACTCGGGGCGCTGTCGTTCTACCTGTTCTGGATCATCTGCATCAGCGGCCTTTATCTGTACGTATTCTTCAATACCAGCATCACCGGGGCCTACGACTCGGTACAGCGGCTGACTGTCGAGCAATGGTACCTGGGCGGCGTGATGCGCAGCCTCCATCGTTACGCATCGGACGCAATGGTCGTCACGGTGACGCTGCACCTCGTGCGCGAATTCGCGAAGGGGCGCTTCCGCGGCGCCCAGGCCTTCTCATGGATCAGCGGGGTACCGCTGCTGTGGTTGCTGTTCATGTCCGGAATCGGCGGCTACTGGCTGGTGTGGGACCAGTTCGCGCAGTACGTCGCACAGATCTCCACCGAATGGATGGAACGCCTGCCGGTGATCAGCGATTCGCTGGCACGCACCTTCCTGTCCAACGCCACACTGAGCGACCGGCTGTTCTCGCTGCTGGTGTTCATGCACATCGCGATCCCGCTGTTCCTGCTGGTCGCCATGTTCATCCACGTGAACCGCCTGAAGCTGGCACGCACACAGCCGAATCGCGGTCTGGCGACCGGCGTGGTCGTGATGATGATCGTACTGTCGCTGCTGAAGCCTGCCGTCAGCATGGCACCGGCCGACATGTCGATCGCACCGGCCAGCGTGCCGCTCGACTGGTTCTACATGAACTTCTACCCACTGCTCGACCGCACCGACCCGCTGTACGTGTGGGTGCTGCTGGCCGGCATCACCGGTGTGCTGGTCGCCCTGCCGTGGCTCTCGCCGTCGAAACAGACCGCTGCTGCGGCTGCTGCGGTCAATCCCGACAACTGCAACGGATGCACGTGGTGTTTCCAGGATTGCCCGTACGAGGCGATCACGATGGTGGAACACTCGTACCGGAAAGGCATGCGCCAGGCGCAGGTCGACCCCGACCGCTGCACCGCGTGCGGCATCTGTACCGGCTCCTGCCCGTCGGCCACTCCCTTTCGCAACGTCGAGGAACTGGTTTCGGGCATCGAGATTCCGGGCTATCCGGTAGACCGCATGCTCGAAGACGCGCTGGCGAAGGTGGCGACGCTCAGCGGCAGCGCCCGCGTGATGGTCTTCGGCTGCGACCACGCACTGCCGATCGAGCGCATCGAGCGTGAAGGCGTGGTCGCGCTGAGCCTGCCGTGCGTAGGCATGCTGCCGCCATCGTTCGTGGACTATGTGGCGCGCCAGGACAACGTCGACGGCGTGATGGTCAGCGGCTGCTGCACCGGCGACTGCTTCTACCGCAAGGGAAACACGTGGACCGAGGAACGCTTCGCCAGCCAGCGCATGCCGCATCTGCGCACGTCGGCCGGACACGACAAGGTCAAGGTGTCCTGGGCCGGCATCTTCGAAGGCGAGCGGCTCGAAACCGAGATCACTGCATTCCGCGCTGGCCTGCAACACAGCAAGGCGGCCCCGGCGGATGCGTCGGCAACCGAAACGGAGACCGTCTGA
- a CDS encoding COX15/CtaA family protein, producing the protein MPAAGRHPRGLRAHVLVILLGALAIALLSAGIRHVESRLGCDRNGCYADIAQAQAQAQAQAQGNGTVALDTAQASTPRTWAKRAHRALASTLVVLVLALVYRTHASGREWPAVRVIPLLMLALLLALAIIGPMSHLKTRPIIATLNLAGGTTLVALSWQLLLVVGAASRCSVAASLRRVLRFALLLLVLQIVSGAWVSANFAGLACSGIPGCNALPQAADARSWAALAPLRELQPDALGRVRIDAAAYVIHALHRIGALLAALALAIVCLRAARTRVPARLWTPIALLLALQCVLGFATITSALAIPVTLAHGFVATLLLLAAMRLDHAARPPASESAR; encoded by the coding sequence ATGCCTGCGGCAGGAAGGCACCCGCGCGGGCTGCGCGCACACGTTCTGGTGATCCTGCTGGGCGCGCTGGCGATCGCGCTCCTCAGCGCCGGCATCCGCCACGTGGAGTCACGCCTGGGTTGTGATCGCAACGGCTGCTACGCAGACATTGCACAGGCACAGGCACAGGCACAGGCACAGGCACAGGGCAACGGTACTGTGGCACTCGACACCGCCCAGGCATCCACGCCGAGGACGTGGGCAAAACGCGCCCATCGGGCGCTTGCCAGCACGCTGGTGGTGCTGGTGCTGGCGCTGGTCTACCGTACGCACGCCAGTGGCCGGGAATGGCCAGCGGTACGGGTCATCCCGCTGCTGATGCTCGCTCTGCTGCTCGCGCTGGCGATCATCGGACCGATGAGCCATCTGAAGACGCGTCCGATCATCGCGACCCTCAACCTGGCCGGTGGCACCACGCTGGTTGCGCTGTCCTGGCAGCTGCTGCTCGTGGTCGGCGCCGCCAGCCGCTGCAGTGTCGCTGCAAGCCTGCGCCGCGTGCTGCGCTTCGCGCTGCTGCTGCTCGTGCTGCAGATCGTTTCGGGCGCCTGGGTCAGTGCGAATTTCGCCGGCCTTGCGTGCAGCGGAATCCCTGGCTGCAACGCGCTGCCACAGGCTGCGGATGCAAGGTCATGGGCTGCGCTGGCACCACTCAGGGAACTGCAACCCGATGCGCTCGGCAGGGTGCGGATCGATGCGGCTGCCTACGTGATCCACGCGCTGCACCGGATCGGGGCACTGCTTGCCGCACTGGCACTCGCCATCGTCTGTCTGCGCGCAGCGCGCACGCGTGTTCCCGCAAGGCTCTGGACGCCGATCGCGCTGCTGCTGGCGCTGCAGTGCGTCCTCGGCTTCGCCACGATCACGAGCGCGCTCGCCATACCGGTGACGCTGGCACACGGTTTCGTCGCGACGCTGCTGCTGCTGGCAGCGATGCGCCTCGATCACGCCGCACGGCCGCCAGCCTCGGAATCTGCCCGATGA
- a CDS encoding SCO family protein → MNRATVFLAAVMTLIGTFYATRYFDELVTRADTLPVIETLGGDFALPATSGGTVSLQQFRGRVVLLNFGFTSCPDVCPTVLARMRRLLLGLGEAASDVQPLFVTIDPARDTLDVLKPYLGHFHPAFIGLSGSEQQIRAAADLFKVYYARDDVAGAGYGFTHSDRIYLIDRQGRVRATFANSTTDDEMLATVRLLLAE, encoded by the coding sequence ATGAATCGTGCAACCGTCTTCCTCGCGGCCGTCATGACGTTGATCGGGACGTTCTACGCGACTCGCTACTTCGACGAACTGGTCACGCGCGCAGACACCCTGCCGGTCATCGAGACGCTGGGAGGCGATTTCGCGCTGCCTGCAACCAGCGGCGGCACGGTTTCGCTACAGCAGTTCCGTGGTCGTGTCGTGCTGCTGAATTTCGGCTTCACCAGTTGCCCGGACGTCTGTCCCACCGTGCTCGCACGGATGCGTCGCCTGCTGCTCGGCCTCGGAGAGGCTGCCAGCGATGTGCAGCCACTGTTCGTGACCATCGATCCGGCGCGCGATACGCTCGACGTGCTGAAGCCGTATCTCGGGCATTTCCATCCTGCATTCATCGGCCTCAGCGGCAGCGAGCAACAGATTCGCGCTGCTGCCGACCTGTTCAAGGTCTACTACGCGCGCGATGACGTCGCCGGCGCCGGCTATGGCTTCACGCACAGCGACCGGATCTACCTGATCGATCGCCAGGGGCGCGTGCGCGCGACTTTCGCCAATTCCACCACCGACGACGAGATGCTCGCCACCGTACGCCTGCTGCTCGCTGAATGA
- a CDS encoding cbb3-type cytochrome c oxidase subunit I, with protein MNESSRSPAPVPAVAAWIWLGVYALIAAGVLAVLLGLSRTPVLHGFIPGTQWFRVALVAHVDLSVLVWFVAGGGTLWTLYLGQRHRLATIVALLLAVAGAVLISTAPFVGAEQALMANYVPVLQHPWFYAGLLGIGAALAVQASSYLLAFVRGPRNDDATIRFALALAAASALLALLGVAVSWLRMPADARDVRYFELLFWGGGHVLQFMHTILMLVVAWLLLRATGSGLRGSETMQRSLFALTALPLLGVPLLLALAPASPAYVIGYSELMRWGGIGCIPLLLLVVASMPRTSTADITTRTLRSVLWWSLLLFAAGGILGFLIRGSNTVIPAHYHGSIVGVTLAYMGVFYLLLPRLGYPLALPRTARWQPLVYGVGQVMHIAGLAWTGGHGAQRKTVGTAEGLSRAQEIIGMGLMGTGSLVAVIGGTMFLVVVLVSVHRARRARG; from the coding sequence ATGAACGAATCCAGCCGCTCGCCAGCTCCCGTTCCAGCCGTTGCAGCCTGGATCTGGCTTGGCGTCTACGCACTGATCGCAGCCGGTGTGCTCGCCGTACTGCTCGGACTGTCACGCACCCCGGTGCTGCACGGTTTCATTCCCGGTACCCAATGGTTCCGCGTCGCACTGGTCGCGCACGTCGATCTGTCGGTGCTGGTGTGGTTCGTGGCGGGGGGCGGAACGCTGTGGACGCTCTATCTGGGCCAGAGACACCGTCTTGCGACGATCGTCGCGCTGCTGCTCGCAGTTGCCGGCGCCGTGCTGATCAGCACTGCACCATTCGTGGGTGCCGAGCAGGCACTGATGGCGAATTACGTTCCGGTGCTGCAGCACCCCTGGTTCTACGCCGGGCTGCTCGGAATCGGCGCAGCACTCGCGGTGCAGGCATCGAGCTATCTGCTGGCGTTCGTTCGCGGCCCGCGCAACGACGATGCCACGATCCGCTTCGCGCTCGCACTTGCCGCCGCGAGCGCGCTGCTCGCGCTGCTCGGCGTCGCCGTGAGCTGGCTGCGCATGCCCGCGGACGCCCGCGACGTGCGTTACTTCGAGCTGCTGTTCTGGGGCGGCGGACACGTGCTGCAGTTCATGCACACGATCCTGATGCTGGTCGTCGCGTGGCTGCTGTTGCGCGCGACCGGAAGCGGGCTGCGCGGCAGCGAGACGATGCAGCGCAGCCTGTTTGCGCTGACTGCACTGCCGCTGCTCGGTGTGCCCTTGCTGCTCGCGCTGGCTCCGGCCTCGCCTGCCTATGTGATCGGTTACAGCGAACTGATGCGCTGGGGCGGCATCGGCTGCATCCCGCTGCTGTTGCTGGTGGTGGCGAGCATGCCACGCACGTCGACTGCAGACATCACGACCCGGACGCTGCGCTCGGTGCTGTGGTGGTCGCTGCTGCTGTTCGCCGCCGGCGGGATTCTCGGCTTTCTGATCCGCGGCTCGAACACGGTGATACCGGCGCATTACCACGGCTCCATCGTCGGCGTCACGCTCGCGTACATGGGCGTGTTCTACCTGCTGCTGCCGCGCCTGGGCTACCCGCTGGCGCTGCCGCGCACGGCGCGCTGGCAGCCACTGGTCTACGGCGTCGGGCAGGTGATGCACATCGCCGGCCTGGCCTGGACCGGCGGTCACGGTGCGCAGCGCAAGACGGTGGGCACCGCCGAGGGGCTGAGCCGTGCCCAGGAAATCATCGGCATGGGGCTGATGGGCACGGGCAGCCTGGTCGCGGTGATCGGCGGCACGATGTTCCTCGTGGTTGTCCTGGTGAGCGTGCACCGGGCACGGCGTGCGCGCGGCTGA